gtcacacagtgtcAGCCAGCGTGCTGACGATGTGTGAACGCAAGGACCTGCAGCGTGGTACAGAGTCAAAagggagcggtgagtgagaagcttcttcaattcactaccgATCCGTGGTCATTTATCACGATATAACTGAAATCTATATCGTCGGCCGAATTGATGATGATATAAACGTTAATATCGCCCACCGCTATACGAGGCCTATAGGTGGATTTACACAGCCCAAttatatgaacacttgttcccgatTATCTGCTGGTGTAAAAGTGCCGCAGATCACCCGATTGTacgagcaaaacgcttgttcatcgggtaaaacAGTCTTTCATGCGGACACCTAAATCATGTCTGTACTTCTTAAtgatattttggggtgtgtatgaatttttgatcacttttcattcGTTTTTGGTGGGAGGTGTTGTGGACAAAAAACATCCTattgatatgcccccaatgtccaagatggaaataccccttaaaCTCTTAACATCCAGACCCCTGGGTATATGGAGAATTCCTGAACTGGAGACCAGCACTGACATTGAATTCCAATGTAGAAAAAAAAGCGATTTCACTCCTTTTAATAAAAGCAATCCTTTATTGTAAATGCATTAAAATCATGTTGTACAAAaggataagaaaaaacaaactggCGTGTTTCGGACATAGTAATACTTGGTAtgccagttttttttattgatctGTTTGAACACACATGTAAGAAAATTATGCGTGTACCAGAATGTAGTAGTTGATGGCAAGCAGCCCAGCAGCGTGTCAGACACGAAGTGATAGCCGGTAACCTCTTTGGCAGATCTCCAGTGTCAGATTTTGGCAGGTTTTTACTTTGTGACAATGTACTATATTTACTTTTCCATTAGTTATCTTTGATTGCGGTCACTTTATTGAATATATACACAGCTGTACTTCTTTTTTAACCAGTTTTTGTTAATTTTAGGTGACTTAAGACAGTTCCTATGTAAGGCATATCAACACTCCTAACATTGTGATGGATTCAGAAGCCCATGGAAAAAGGAAGAATGACTTGGTTCTCCCAACTGCGAAGCAAGACCTTATCCAACATACAGTAACTATCGGCGCTGGTAAACATTATGTGTGTGGCTACTGTGCTGCATTCACAAACATTGCAATCACCTTCCCCATCCAGAAGGTGCTGTTCCGGCAACAGCTTTATGGTTTAAGAATAAGGGATGCTATTAGACAGTTGGAGAAAGATGGGATTCATAACCTCTACCGCGGAATATTGCCGCCTCTCCTGCAGAAGACTACAACCCTTGCCCTAATGTTTGGTCTTTATGAAGACTTCTCCAGTCTTTTGTTAAGGCATACAAATTCTCCAGAGATAGTTACACGAAGCGTAGCAGCAATCCTTGCAGGAACTACAGAAGCTCTTCTCACGCCTTTTGAGAGAGTTCAGACTTTGCTTCAGGACTACAAACACCATGACCGATTTACAAATACTTTTCAGGCTTTCAAAGTGCTGCGACCCTATGGATTTAGGGAATACTACCGTGGCCTCGTCCCGATCTTGGTCCGGAATGGACCAAGCAACGCACTTTTCTTTGGCCTCCGCACCCCAATCAAGCAATCTTTGCCAGAAGCTAAAAcctacagtgctcatataataaaTGACTTTATTTGTGGAGGACTGCTTGGAGCCATGTTGGGTATTCTCTTTTTCCCAATTAACGTGGTGAAAGCCCGTATGCAATCCCAGATCGGAGGGGAATTTACCTCTTTTGGGAAAGTGTTCATGACCATTTGGACAGAACGGGATGGGAAACTGACACACCTTTTTCGTGGTGCCCTTCTTAACTATAACCGATCCATATTATCCTGGGGTATCATCAATGCAACTTATGAGCTGCTGTTGAAACTGTTCTGACGTAGACATGGAGACCATGTCACATTTATGTGTTTTCCTTTACGCAAGGGATCAAATTGCCACAAAACCAAATGGTCTGTGCACACCACTAAAATTGCAATGGAACAAAACTTGTTTGAGCAGACAGTCGTCGGGTAAACACAAGTGCCTGTCTGTTCCTTTTTATTTATCAGTGACAGTCTTTTGCTTCCTGTGATATTACTATGTACATGCTTGATGTTGTATTTAACTTTAAGCCTGCACAA
This portion of the Bufo gargarizans isolate SCDJY-AF-19 chromosome 1, ASM1485885v1, whole genome shotgun sequence genome encodes:
- the SLC25A51 gene encoding mitochondrial nicotinamide adenine dinucleotide transporter SLC25A51, yielding MDSEAHGKRKNDLVLPTAKQDLIQHTVTIGAGKHYVCGYCAAFTNIAITFPIQKVLFRQQLYGLRIRDAIRQLEKDGIHNLYRGILPPLLQKTTTLALMFGLYEDFSSLLLRHTNSPEIVTRSVAAILAGTTEALLTPFERVQTLLQDYKHHDRFTNTFQAFKVLRPYGFREYYRGLVPILVRNGPSNALFFGLRTPIKQSLPEAKTYSAHIINDFICGGLLGAMLGILFFPINVVKARMQSQIGGEFTSFGKVFMTIWTERDGKLTHLFRGALLNYNRSILSWGIINATYELLLKLF